In Patescibacteria group bacterium, the genomic window CTATCAATATTATCATATTTTTCAGACATTTTAACCCCAATATCTATTTCCCACATTTTTCTATATCTTTTCTTCATATGAAAGCTTCATAGTGTCAACTGTAACATGGTCGAGTGCACAAAATTGCTTATTCTATCTTTTTCAGTTTTATCTAATTCTTGCCAACTTTTACCTAACATCATAATACACAATTTATTATGAATTGACCTTCTGTTTTCGTTATTTATGATTGCGAGTCTTTCATTTATTTTTATCCTTGGGGATTCGCATTGATAGTGTTCCGCGTCCGCATAGCTTTTGCATACATCAACTATCCTCTTGTGCAGGACTGGATTGTCTTCTTCTTCTGGCATCTCGAATTTTAGGCCGAAAATATGGGCAATTGTATCAAGATCATCATCTGCCACTCCTTCTAGATTTTTGCTAAAAACATTTTCATCTTCGTTAATTATATTGTTTTGTATTTGTTCATTCATATTATTTAAACAATCATTTGATGGTTTTTTTATTTAAATAAATATATCTTTTTTCACTGATTATTTCAAAAGTGATATTGGTTGCATCTTTTAACAATGGGTTATTAACCCTGTCTGCCCATTCAATCATCGTCAAAACCTCTTTATTATTAAAATATTCCAAAGCGCCAATATTAACAAGCGCATGGTCATCTTTTATTCTATAAGCATCAATATGACATAATTTCTTTATACTTGAGTGATTTTGAACTTCGTATATTTTCATATATACAAATGTTGGGCTTGTAAGCTCTTCCTTTATGCCAAGCCCTGCGGCAATTCCTTTGCTAAAAACTGTTTTACCAGCTCCTAGGTTGCCAATAAGACCAACAATATCTCCGCCTTTCAACTCTTTTGAGTAGTTCTTAGCAAATTCAAAAGTTTCTTTTTCTGTTTTAGTTATTATTTTTTTCATAGTCTTATACTATTATTTTTTCAATAAAAAGGCAAATTAAAAAAGGCTTCAGATATCTGAAGCTTTTTAGTTTGTGGACCCTAAGGGATTCGAAGGGGTGAGCCCCAACAACTCAATCGTAAATGTAAAAATATTTCCATACATTATTACCTAGAAGCAACACTCTCAGATGTCCTTTAATTTATCACACATAAGGGTTTTCACATTTAAACTTCCACATAATAAAATACACCAGATAAATCTGGTGTATTTTATTATGTGGACCCTAAGGGATTCGAACCCTTGACCCCCTACGTGCAAGGCAGGTGCTCTAGCCAGCTGAGCTAAGGGCCCATTTTCCAAAAATAAAAATATTGCCGTAGCAATAAATCAATTCTTTAGATATATTAACACATTTTTTAAAAATTACAAGAGCTTAGCCCTAGAAAAATCTATCTTCCAGAGTTGTTATACTTTGTTAAAGGGGTGGTAATCCACTCCATAAAGCCTCCTAGAAGACCGCTTATGGCCATCATACCCAAAATAGCTACTATTATTCCTAAAAGTTTATAACCCAGTCTTGACCCACCGGAAGTAGATAGATTTCTCTCAAAAAAATCAACTCTGCCGAAAGCCTCTAGCATGGTTTCTGATTTTATTACAATCAAAGCTCCTACAATTAACAAAATTACTCCCAAAATAAACATCATATAATTATCTTATATAATTTAGTGGATTATATTTTACACCATCAATTGTTATCTCAAAATGGATGTGTGGTCCGGTTGACCATCCAGTCGAGCCCATTTCTCCAATCGCTTCTCCTTTTGTAACATCGTCTCCTTTGCTTACATAGAATTTGGACATATGAGCATATCTAGTCTTTTTACCACCACCATGATCTACAATAATATTGTTTCCATAACCATTGCTCCAACCAACAAATTTAATGTTCCCTGTATCGGCCGCAAATAATGGTGTCCCTGTTTTATTGGCAATATCTAGACCCTTGTGACGCCAAGAATAATATTGAGTTATTCTGTTGCCAACTGTTGGCCAAGCCATTTTATTTGCAACGGTTTTTTGAGGGGCTGGTTTTACAATGTTTTTTATTGCCTGAATACCCGTATAAGATTGTGTTGCTTTTTTCACGGAAGCCACGCTTACAATTTTAGATCCACCTGGAATAAGTAGTTTTTGACCAATAGACAATTTTGAACTTAGAGTCATGTTGTTGGACTCTAGAATGTCTTCAATTTCAATATCATTTAAGCTAGCTATGGCACCAAGAGTATCCCCACTCTTGACTTTATGAGTTAAACCTGTTTCCGGAAGAATAGACAACTCATCTCCTGGTCTAATAAGGCCATGTGAATTTAAATCATTCTCCCAAAGAATAGTATTAACTGAAATTCCAAATTTTTGAGCTATTGTGCTAATGGTATCCCCTGATTCAACAACATATGAGACAGCATCTTTTCTCTTCACGGCTTGAGTTTTAATTGCAACCTGAGGTGAATTTAAAATATTTTCTTCTGTTTGATCAAGGAGGGGAGAAATAGCAAACTTATCTTCATCGACAACTTCTTGATCGATTTTTAAATTATTACTTAGGGACCCTTCTTCACCAAGGTAACTTTGAGTTAAACCAAGACTTAATTCTTCGGCACTAAGAGCACTTTCAAAATATATGTCTTGTTCAATTTCGCCAAATTCACTACTGACGATGTGAGCTATAATTGGTTTTTTGTTTCCTCCATTCAATTCTCCCGCTTTTGTTCCTTGAGCCAAATTAGTAAAGACAAAAGATATTGTTATAAAAATCACAACTATATGTACTAACTTTTGTCCAAAAATGAAGTTTAAAAAGTTTCCCCTTATCTTATTCCAACCAATTTTATTAGTAAAAGACAAATAAAAAGAGTAGGAACGAACTATTATTTTACTGAAAAATAGTTTAACTATTGTATTAAAAAGTTTCGAACTAAACTTAATGACTTTTAAAAGAAAAATATTCTTAAAAATAATGAGAATTTTAAGAAATACAAGAAGTATACTTGCCATTAAGAAGATTACAAGCTCTTTAAATTTGCTAAGGATGGGGTTTATTTTCGTTCTTTTTCCCCTCCTGCTTCTAAAGGATGAATTGTATTTTTTATATGAAATATTATTTTTCTATTCAATTAAGCACCTGTAATTTTATCATTTCGGGACAATTCGGTCAATAAACAAGCTAATTAAAGCTTACTAGTATTTTAAAAATAAGTTTTTTAAAATTTAATGTTGACTTTATTTGAACTTGACTATATGATTCAAGTATGAATAACAAATAAATTTATGGAAGAAGTAATAGATGAAATCTATGAATTGGTTAAGAAAAAAATGTCTGAGCAAGGTGCTTATGATAGAGATTCTTTTCGAATGCTCATAGATGAAACAATTGTCTATTTTCATGAGAAAGGGAAAATAACTGACAATGACAATGAAAAATTTATTGTTGATCAGTTAATGCAACGATGGGAATTTGCTAAAGAAGAATTATCATATTAAAAAAATCAGGCTTTCGCCTGATTTTTTTTAAACCTTGATAATAACAGGTAAAACCATTGGTCTTCTTTTTGTTTGACCAAAGAGAAACTGACCAATCTCGTTTCTAATCTTATTTTTAACATGTTCATCATCAGCTGGAGTTCTAGGGTCATGATCCTTGATCATTTTCTTTACTTTCATTCTTGTTTTTTCAATTAGCTCTCTATTCTCTTTCATATAAACAAAGCCTCTCGAAATAATATCAGGATTTCCAATAGGATCTCCTGTTTTTGAATCTATTGTAGTGATTACTACTATCATTCCATCTTCTGACATTACTTTTCTGTCTCTTAGAACAATATTGGATATATCACCCACTCCTAAACCGTCAACCATCACATAGTCTGTCGGAACTTTAACATTTGTTTTCTTTCCAATAGCTGAGGCTGCTCCTTTTTTCTCGAATTCAATAACCTGACCATTGTCAGCTACAAATATTTTTTCTTCTGGTATTCCGACTTGAGAAGCTAGCTCAGCATGGGCTGATAGCATATAATGACTACCTTCAATAGGCATGAAATATTCTGGCTTTAAAAGTCTCATCATTAATTTCAAATCTTCTTGTTTGGCGTGACCACCAGCATGAACATCCATCATTCTATAATTAATAATTTTTGATCCTTGTCTAACTATTTTGTCCATTAAGTTTTGAATACTTCTCTCATTCCCCGGAATAATTGATGATGAAAAAATAACAGTATCACCTTTTTTTAGTCTAATAGATTTATGCTCTCCACTAACTACTCTACTTAAAAAAGCATTTGTTTCACCCTGAGCGCCTGTGCCAAGAATTATTACTTTATCATCAGGAGTCTTTTTAAACCCGGCTTCATCTAATAATACTTTACTATCAAATTTTAAATATCCAATTCCATGAGCAATTTCAACATTGTCATTCATGGTTCTGCCTTCAAGGAATATTCTTCTGTTGTGTTTTGCGGCTAAGTCAAATATCTTCTGAATACGACTAAGCTGAGAAGCAAAGGTTCCAATAATTAATCTTCCTTCAACTTTGTCTATAATCCTACTCATCTCATCTCCAATCGCAGACTCTGACATTTGATAGCCTGGGCTTCTTGAGTCTGTCGAATCCGACATGAGAAGTTTAACTCCACTTTGTCCAATTAAAGCTATCCTATTTAGGTCAGCTGGTTTGTCATTTACTGGAGTGTAGTCAATTTTGAAATCACCCGTGTGAACTATAGTTCCAACTGGAGTATGAATGATAATCGCAAAACTATCTGGAATAGAATGATTTACTCTTAAAAATTCTACTCTAAAATTCTTTCCAAGTTGCACTACTGATTCATCAGTAATTTCAGAAATATTTGTTTTAGGTACTCCTCTGTATCTTTCCATTCTTTTACGAACAAGACCTGCTGTTAATTTACCCATAAACATTGGTGGGTTACCTAATTTTTCCATCAAATGAGGGATAGCTCCAATGTGATCCATGTGGCCATGAGTAATAATTGATCCTTTGATTTGTTCTTTTTTATCTTCAAGATAAGTAGTATTAGGAATAATATAATCTATTCCAGGCATATCTTCATCAGGGAACATCAATCCCATATCGATTGTAATTATTTCCTTGTTATATTCTAGAAGAGTCATGTTTATACCAACCTGTTCAAGACCACCTAAAACGATAATCTTTAATTTATCCTTGTCTCCACCCGTGGAAACAAATTTTGTTTTTTGCATAACAGCGTTAGGATTTTTCTTCTCTACTGTTTTTCTTTGCACATCCCCTGTATTTTTTTTAATTGGGGTTGTGTTTGTTTTTGATTTATATTTTGTGTACATAATGTTTTTTCTTGACTTAATTGTTCTAATATAAGAATATCAAAATAAATAAGTATTTTTATGAGTTCTTAATTAATTTTTACCAAATAATTTTTTTACCAGTATTTATATACCAGTCTGAAATATTTGAAAATCTGTCACTAGGATTTGAGATACTAGTAACATTAAAGTTTTTTATATCTTTTTTTTGAATATATGTGTATATAGGTGAGCTTATAAAAATAGTTGGAACTTCTTCAACTAGAATATCTTGAAACTCATAATACATTTTTTGTCGACTACCTTCATCGCTTATAACTCGTGCTTCAGACAATAGTCTGTCTACTTCGCCATTAAAATAATTGGAAATATTATTTCCCCCCGTAACTGCCTGGCTAGAATGCCAAAATGAATAAACATCAGGATCAAAACTTAGAGATTGGGTGTATAATAGAGCGTCATAGTCTCTGTTTCGAATAATCTCTCCATTAATTTCTTTTGAGCTATATTCATTAACAATTGTTTTAACGCCTATTTCTTCCCAATATTTTTTTATAGCTTCAGCAATTTTTATATTATCTATCGAATTAATAGTAGAAATATTAACAATAAAATATTCTATTTCATCATCATCATTTTCTCTTGTCATCCAAAAGCCTTCTCCTACTTTGATTTCATTTTTTTCTTCCTCATCCTCGTCACCTATCAAGTCTTCGGCAGTTACTGTGGCTAGTGACCATCCGTCTTTCTCGAGAAGATTTAAAGCCTCATTCTTGTCATAGTTATACTTTTTAATATCACCCTTATAAGCAAAGCTATCTGCCAGAATTGGAGACTCGGCCAATCTAGCATTATCAGAAAAAACATCGGCTACAATTTGTTCTCTATCGATGGCAAAGGCAAGCGCTTGCCGTGTGTTCTTTTTTTCTAGAAATGGATTTTCTTTAGAATTAAAATTTAGACTCATTATCTGAGCTAAATTCAATTTATAAAAGTTTAGTGAATTTTGAGCTGCAACCTGTTCTTTAAATTCTTTTGGTAAATAGGCGATTCCATCAACAAGATTTCCGTTTAAGGCTACAATTAGTTCTTCGAAATTCGGGAAAAATTTAAAAACGATTTTCTCTATATACGGTAAAGAACCGTAGTATTTATCGTTAATTTCCAGTTCCATTGAGCTAATCTTACCAAGTGAAGAGTCATTAAAGAAGCCCTTAACTTTATATGGACCTGAACCGATTGGTTTTAAATTCAAATTAACGAGAAGAAAGGATTCTGGGCTTAACTGTTCCCAAAGATGTGCTGGCATTATCCCAAATGTAAGCAAATCCTTAAAAGCAGCGTATGGCTGAGAGAGGCTTATTTTGATTGTTAACTTATCAACCTTACTTACCGATATCCCCGACAAGCTTGATCTAAGAGGTGATTGATATTTTGAATCAACTATTGTGTTTATAGTAAATATCAGATCATCTGCGCTCAATTCTTC contains:
- the tsaE gene encoding tRNA (adenosine(37)-N6)-threonylcarbamoyltransferase complex ATPase subunit type 1 TsaE, encoding MKKIITKTEKETFEFAKNYSKELKGGDIVGLIGNLGAGKTVFSKGIAAGLGIKEELTSPTFVYMKIYEVQNHSSIKKLCHIDAYRIKDDHALVNIGALEYFNNKEVLTMIEWADRVNNPLLKDATNITFEIISEKRYIYLNKKTIK
- a CDS encoding M23 family metallopeptidase; this translates as MIFITISFVFTNLAQGTKAGELNGGNKKPIIAHIVSSEFGEIEQDIYFESALSAEELSLGLTQSYLGEEGSLSNNLKIDQEVVDEDKFAISPLLDQTEENILNSPQVAIKTQAVKRKDAVSYVVESGDTISTIAQKFGISVNTILWENDLNSHGLIRPGDELSILPETGLTHKVKSGDTLGAIASLNDIEIEDILESNNMTLSSKLSIGQKLLIPGGSKIVSVASVKKATQSYTGIQAIKNIVKPAPQKTVANKMAWPTVGNRITQYYSWRHKGLDIANKTGTPLFAADTGNIKFVGWSNGYGNNIIVDHGGGKKTRYAHMSKFYVSKGDDVTKGEAIGEMGSTGWSTGPHIHFEITIDGVKYNPLNYIR
- a CDS encoding ribonuclease J — translated: MYTKYKSKTNTTPIKKNTGDVQRKTVEKKNPNAVMQKTKFVSTGGDKDKLKIIVLGGLEQVGINMTLLEYNKEIITIDMGLMFPDEDMPGIDYIIPNTTYLEDKKEQIKGSIITHGHMDHIGAIPHLMEKLGNPPMFMGKLTAGLVRKRMERYRGVPKTNISEITDESVVQLGKNFRVEFLRVNHSIPDSFAIIIHTPVGTIVHTGDFKIDYTPVNDKPADLNRIALIGQSGVKLLMSDSTDSRSPGYQMSESAIGDEMSRIIDKVEGRLIIGTFASQLSRIQKIFDLAAKHNRRIFLEGRTMNDNVEIAHGIGYLKFDSKVLLDEAGFKKTPDDKVIILGTGAQGETNAFLSRVVSGEHKSIRLKKGDTVIFSSSIIPGNERSIQNLMDKIVRQGSKIINYRMMDVHAGGHAKQEDLKLMMRLLKPEYFMPIEGSHYMLSAHAELASQVGIPEEKIFVADNGQVIEFEKKGAASAIGKKTNVKVPTDYVMVDGLGVGDISNIVLRDRKVMSEDGMIVVITTIDSKTGDPIGNPDIISRGFVYMKENRELIEKTRMKVKKMIKDHDPRTPADDEHVKNKIRNEIGQFLFGQTKRRPMVLPVIIKV
- a CDS encoding peptide ABC transporter substrate-binding protein; translation: MKNIITTFKKKYLTKKHKGNTPGANFDFNKKLVYSLSKSKIPTLKQFKYIGKYLNKKEALAIKISTFLIFTSISFVAVSFYMTHLEITPVSGGEYTEGLIGAPKHINPLYSSINDVDNDISSLIFSSLYQRDSKGGLKEDLLDDINLSEDEKEYTIKIKPNVLWHDGEELSADDLIFTINTIVDSKYQSPLRSSLSGISVSKVDKLTIKISLSQPYAAFKDLLTFGIMPAHLWEQLSPESFLLVNLNLKPIGSGPYKVKGFFNDSSLGKISSMELEINDKYYGSLPYIEKIVFKFFPNFEELIVALNGNLVDGIAYLPKEFKEQVAAQNSLNFYKLNLAQIMSLNFNSKENPFLEKKNTRQALAFAIDREQIVADVFSDNARLAESPILADSFAYKGDIKKYNYDKNEALNLLEKDGWSLATVTAEDLIGDEDEEEKNEIKVGEGFWMTRENDDDEIEYFIVNISTINSIDNIKIAEAIKKYWEEIGVKTIVNEYSSKEINGEIIRNRDYDALLYTQSLSFDPDVYSFWHSSQAVTGGNNISNYFNGEVDRLLSEARVISDEGSRQKMYYEFQDILVEEVPTIFISSPIYTYIQKKDIKNFNVTSISNPSDRFSNISDWYINTGKKIIW